The nucleotide sequence ATCTGAGTAAAATTACCGGCGGGTTCTGAGAGGACTGTGAGGGAGCTGCCAGTGAGGATGTCAGATGCAGTTGTCCGACAGCAGCGAGCCCCATTGATTGAAGCAGGGTCTGTTTCAGCCAGTGACGTCTTGTAACGGGAGTGCGGTTCATATTGTTGTTCTTTCTATTCGGGAACCCCTTTGTCGTGGCGAATGCAGATAATCAATGTGTTCCTGCCAGAAGTCAGGAATTCTTCGCTGTGCAATCGGAGGGATTAAGACTATAGTAATTCTATCATTGTAGCTGTTCTTAAACTTAAGTCTGCCCCATTTTAAACTACGCTTAATAATATGCCTGATCAAATTCATATTTCCGACTTGTTGTTACGCACGATCATCGGCATCAACGATGAAGAGCGAGAGAAAAAACAGGATGTGCTGATTAATATCAACATGCTCGTCGACTTGAAAACAGCGGGCCGGTCTGATGATATTAACGATGCCGTGAATTATCGAACGATCACCAAGGAGATCATTGAGCTGGTAGAAAACTCTCATTTTCAACTGGTGGAAAAAATGGCGGATGAGGTGGCGCGGATCTGTTTGCGGGATCACAAAGTTCAGTCAGTTCAGGTGCAGATAGAAAAACCCGGTGCCCTGCGTTTTGCCCGCTCCGTCGGAGTGACAGTTGTCAGAACGCGTGAGGATGTTTCAGGAGTCTGAAATGAATCAGGTTTATCTGGCATTAGGCAGTAATATTCGTGCAGAGTTCCATCTTCCCCAGGCAGTCCGGCTGCTGACAAGCTGTGGAGCAATCATCCGGAAATCTTCTGTCTGGCAGAGTCAACCCGTGGGAGATACCAATCAGGCCGATTTTTTAAATGCGGCTGTTTTGTTAGAAACCGCCTGTGATGCTCAGCAGATTTGGGATGAAGTGATCCCGGGGATTGAGGCCCGGCTGCTGCGCGTGCGAGACCCCCTGAATAAAAATGGACCGCGTACGATCGATATCGATCTGGTACTTTTTAATGAAGAGCAGTTGCAGGTAGCTCATCGCCGTGTTCCTGACCCGGACATCAGCAGCCGCATTTTCCTGGCGGTGCCACTGGCGGAACTGGCTCCGGGGTATTGTGTCCCCGGTGTGGGAAAGCCCCTGTCAGAGATCGCAGCAGAACTTCAGACAGACCATGGATCTGTATTCATTCGCAGGGACGATGTGCGTCTCTAATCTTCCAGCAGCGATAATGCATCGCCGGGCAGACAGGCCATTTTGAAGAACAGCCCCTGTTCTTCACACTGAGATTTATAAGCTGCTGGCATTTTCTGTTCAGTTTCGTCATCCCATTCGAGGATATAGGTTCGTTCAGAAACCTTCTTACCACGCACTTCGACAACCATACCTGTCCAGCCTGCACAGCAGATTTCTGGAAATTCAGGGACACAGATCCCGTCTTTCACCTGGATGTTTGAGCCTGCCTTGATTGTTGACGATGCCTTTTTACCCATAATTTATTTCTGCCAAAACATATCTTGTTTTATTGATTTCATGTAACCAGCTGGCACGACTGCAGACAGTGTATCGCTAATGCAACATGAATTTCAATTGAAGGGCCTTGTTATCAGTCTATCTGGCACAAGAAATTAACAAATATCACGATCAACAGCACGAAAAATGCTGTTTATTATCTACAGTGGCCTGTTGGATCAAGTTGCATTATGGGGACCTGATGCATTTTTTCAACAGGAAATTAATTCTGAATAATTTGCAGAAAAGACCTGCAGCAGACAAATTCTGAGCTATTGTTTTATTGGACGATACCAGCCCCTCTTGAACAGTTCTCCCGGCCGACTGCGCTTCAGCAGATTTAAACAGATATGACCATGGAGGGACATTCGTAACTATTTTCAAGAGAAAAAAAATGTTTAAGCGGCACAGCCGAGTGGCATTGAATCAAAAACAGAAAGCCAGACGTTCCGGCCTGGCCCTGGTGGAACTGGCATTCGTGACTCCAGTATTTCTTGTGTTTGTGTATGCCATTTTTGAATTCGGCTATGCCTACATGATTTCTAATATTATCCAGGAAGCGACACAGGAAGGTGCCAAGCTGGGGCGGTGTGAAGAAGTGACAACCGCGCAGGTGGAAACCAAAGTCAAAGCCCTGCTGAATACCGTCTTCGATGCCGATCTGGCTGAAGTGATGGTCAAAGATGCCAGTCAGTTTGACACCCCGGGCGTCGATGTATCGCAAATTAATTACAAGACACTGCCCGATCTCGAATTAGCCAATGCGCAGAAAGCGCAGTTATTTCTGGTACGCGTTGAAGTGCCGTACAAAGATGTTCGATTACTGAGCTCGTTTTTCGTGGATCCGGTCGAAGCCGCAGAGGCCGCGGCCAAAGAAGACAGCATGGTTTTATCCGGCCATTCCGTCAGACGTCACGAGTAATCAGACAGAAAATAATATTACTTATTTCGGCAAGCAACCGCCTGCAGGAGCACACTTATGCAAGTCATGCGAAAACAGAGTATGCAGTCAGTCATTTCAACGGAGAACCGTCGCGGCGTTGCGGCGGTTGAATTCGCATTAATTGCGCCCGTCTTCCTGGCGTTACTGCTGGGAATGGTGGCGGTACGCAAAGCTGTTCACACTACGACGGTCATGGACGCAGCCCTTGCCCAGGCAGGTCGCCTGGCTTCGATGGATGCCGGTTTAAAACTCCCCGCTGGCAAGACTCTGAATGACAAAATTATTCTGGATGTCCGCAATTTCCTGCGTGCCTCCGGTGTCGAAAATGATGAAACCAATCTGATTATCTCCATCACGCATGCGGAAGATGAAAACGGGGTGCCTTTGGATCCCATGCCGAATCCTCCCAGCACGGGAACAGATTTTGATTTAAGTAATTCCGACAACCGAAACCGGTTATTTCGAATAGGGATTGAGATTCCTGAAGGCGCTTCGAATTCCAAGTTGTCCGATATTATGAACCTGGAAGGTTCAATGGCCAAACCAATGAGTGGCGATCCTGTCTGGGATCTGATTATGAATAACGGTACGACTAAGATCGTCAACTAGACTGCGTCCCGT is from Gimesia maris and encodes:
- the folB gene encoding dihydroneopterin aldolase; amino-acid sequence: MPDQIHISDLLLRTIIGINDEEREKKQDVLININMLVDLKTAGRSDDINDAVNYRTITKEIIELVENSHFQLVEKMADEVARICLRDHKVQSVQVQIEKPGALRFARSVGVTVVRTREDVSGV
- the folK gene encoding 2-amino-4-hydroxy-6-hydroxymethyldihydropteridine diphosphokinase, coding for MNQVYLALGSNIRAEFHLPQAVRLLTSCGAIIRKSSVWQSQPVGDTNQADFLNAAVLLETACDAQQIWDEVIPGIEARLLRVRDPLNKNGPRTIDIDLVLFNEEQLQVAHRRVPDPDISSRIFLAVPLAELAPGYCVPGVGKPLSEIAAELQTDHGSVFIRRDDVRL
- a CDS encoding TadE/TadG family type IV pilus assembly protein — protein: MFKRHSRVALNQKQKARRSGLALVELAFVTPVFLVFVYAIFEFGYAYMISNIIQEATQEGAKLGRCEEVTTAQVETKVKALLNTVFDADLAEVMVKDASQFDTPGVDVSQINYKTLPDLELANAQKAQLFLVRVEVPYKDVRLLSSFFVDPVEAAEAAAKEDSMVLSGHSVRRHE
- a CDS encoding TadE/TadG family type IV pilus assembly protein — its product is MQVMRKQSMQSVISTENRRGVAAVEFALIAPVFLALLLGMVAVRKAVHTTTVMDAALAQAGRLASMDAGLKLPAGKTLNDKIILDVRNFLRASGVENDETNLIISITHAEDENGVPLDPMPNPPSTGTDFDLSNSDNRNRLFRIGIEIPEGASNSKLSDIMNLEGSMAKPMSGDPVWDLIMNNGTTKIVN